A section of the Triticum dicoccoides isolate Atlit2015 ecotype Zavitan chromosome 7A, WEW_v2.0, whole genome shotgun sequence genome encodes:
- the LOC119332622 gene encoding protein SRG1-like, whose amino-acid sequence MATSNETDMSLVRTTVQELAATVEEPPREYVVDEMLDAADEMPEPIPLIDLSRLTAVDEADKLRAALQTWGLFLVTNHGIEESLMDAMMSASREFFRQPSEEKQKYSNLIDGKHFEMEGYGNDKVVTQDQGLSWNDRLHLRVEPEDERNFAKWPTHPASFRDVLHEYASNTKRTRDLILRSIAKLLDLDEDYFVNQISNKAIGFARFNYYPPCPRPDLVLGRRSHTDGGLLTILFVDQDVGGLQVERAGKWYNVPAKPYTLVINVADCMEIMTNGIFRSPVHRVVTNADKERLSLARFYAVDAETVLEPAPSLLDDKRPPRYEKIKAKDFVSFSRLKSS is encoded by the exons ATGGCTACGTCTAACGAGACGGATATGTCGCTCGTGCGGACAACGGTGCAAGAGTTGGCAGCAACCGTCGAGGAGCCGCCGCGAGAGTACGTGGTTGATGAGATGTTGGACGCTGCTGATGAGATGCCAGAGCCGATCCCTCTGATCGATCTTAGCCGGCTGACGGCCGTCGACGAAGCCGACAAGCTCCGGGCGGCTCTACAGACCTGGGGCCTCTTCCTG GTGACCAACCATGGAATTGAGGAGTCTCTCATGGATGCCATGATGAGTGCATCGAGAGAATTTTTCAGGCAACCGTCTGAAGAAAAGCAGAAATACAGCAACTTGATAGATGGCAAGCACTTCGAGATGGAAGGCTATGGAAATGACAAAGTAGTGACTCAGGATCAGGGCCTGAGTTGGAACGACCGCTTGCATTTGAGAGTGGAGCCAGAAGATGAGAGGAATTTCGCCAAGTGGCCCACTCACCCGGCATCTTTCAG GGATGTGCTACATGAGTACGCATCAAACACGAAGAGAACAAGGGACCTTATCTTGAGATCAATAGCCAAGCTCCTAGACCTTGATGAGGATTACTTCGTCAACCAAATATCAAACAAGGCTATTGGGTTTGCTAGATTCAACTACTACCCTCCATGTCCCAGGCCTGACCTAGTTCTGGGCCGGAGGTCTCACACTGATGGTGGTCTCCTTACCATCCTTTTTGTCGACCAAGACGTCGGTGGATTGCAAGTTGAGAGGGCTGGGAAATGGTATAATGTTCCAGCCAAGCCTTATACGTTGGTGATTAACGTAGCAGACTGCATGGAG ATAATGACCAACGGAATCTTTAGGAGCCCAGTTCACAGGGTGGTGACGAATGCCGACAAGGAGAGGCTTTCACTGGCCAGGTTTTATGCTGTGGATGCGGAAACGGTGCTGGAGCCGGCGCCTAGTTTATTGGATGACAAGCGACCACCAAGATATGAGAAAATCAAGGCCAAGGATTTCGTTTCTTTTTCTCGACTGAAAAGTTCGTAG